In a single window of the Suttonella indologenes genome:
- a CDS encoding TPM domain-containing protein, whose product MVNTQTVGSKVKRALSHLIATPFQSRWLNAAALARLEAAIALAERGHRGEIRLCIERSLPFTQSFHLRIRQRAEDMFAHLRIWDTAERNGILIYLNLAEHRLEIVADQGLNTVINEKEWQILADAAVAKLYAKERIEALEALLEDVGNLLRERMPSEDDPNGNELPNQVLLR is encoded by the coding sequence ATGGTGAATACGCAAACAGTTGGCAGCAAAGTAAAACGTGCTTTATCGCATTTGATCGCCACCCCTTTTCAATCGCGCTGGCTCAATGCCGCCGCCTTGGCGCGGCTTGAAGCGGCGATTGCCCTTGCCGAGCGCGGTCATCGCGGCGAAATCCGCCTGTGCATCGAACGCAGCCTGCCTTTTACGCAAAGTTTTCATCTGCGCATCCGTCAGCGTGCCGAAGACATGTTCGCCCATCTGCGGATTTGGGACACGGCGGAACGCAACGGCATTTTGATTTATCTGAATTTGGCGGAACACCGCTTGGAAATCGTTGCCGATCAAGGCTTAAATACCGTGATTAATGAAAAAGAATGGCAGATTCTGGCGGATGCAGCGGTAGCGAAACTCTACGCTAAAGAAAGAATCGAAGCGCTGGAAGCCTTGCTGGAAGACGTGGGCAATCTGCTGCGTGAACGCATGCCCTCGGAAGACGACCCCAACGGCAACGAATTGCCTAATCAAGTCCTTCTGCGCTAA
- the csx2 gene encoding TIGR02221 family CRISPR-associated protein: MSTLISFLGKQMNGYRETEYELNNQFFTTKFMGADLTQIIKPKKLLLIGTAGSMWDVLFDHYGTTDERLLELIEKSSQNEVDENFLQAFTPELEQKLGCEVRCIVIGYARDSVEQIAILQRISRELCENECISLDVTHGFRHLPMLALVAARFLKSIKNIRTEHIYYGAFEMRNENNRTPVVDLSGMLTMLDWVDALSAYKQSDNYAAFIPLLDSHNGQLLKEAAFFENINQMQFSRSSLKEFNKNLQSNQINNLFLPLVKNDWVQRLQWVKEKGHYERQLYLAKRHLENGNYLQASILSNEAWISKKIKFNNQDQNVHGLRDKAKDELKKTLNSTGKKLFNEISAIRNAMAHGTKPDNADILPILNNQEKLHQKLKDIIQYIETWEI, encoded by the coding sequence ATGAGTACTTTGATTAGTTTTTTAGGTAAGCAAATGAATGGCTACCGTGAAACGGAATATGAGTTAAATAATCAATTTTTTACCACTAAATTTATGGGAGCCGATTTAACACAAATAATAAAACCTAAAAAATTATTGCTGATTGGTACAGCCGGTAGTATGTGGGATGTATTATTTGATCACTACGGCACTACAGATGAAAGGTTATTGGAATTAATTGAAAAATCTAGCCAAAATGAAGTTGATGAAAACTTCTTACAGGCATTCACACCTGAGTTAGAGCAGAAATTGGGTTGTGAGGTTCGCTGTATCGTGATTGGATATGCACGTGATAGTGTGGAGCAAATTGCTATTTTGCAAAGAATTTCCAGAGAATTATGTGAAAATGAATGTATTTCACTCGATGTTACTCATGGCTTTCGACATTTACCTATGTTGGCATTGGTTGCGGCGCGTTTTTTGAAAAGTATAAAAAATATTCGTACTGAACATATTTATTATGGCGCGTTTGAAATGAGAAATGAGAATAACCGTACGCCGGTAGTGGATTTGAGCGGTATGCTGACCATGTTGGATTGGGTAGATGCGCTTTCTGCTTATAAACAAAGCGATAATTATGCCGCATTTATCCCATTGTTAGATTCGCATAATGGTCAATTATTGAAGGAAGCTGCTTTTTTTGAAAATATTAACCAAATGCAATTTTCGCGTTCATCGTTGAAAGAGTTTAATAAAAATTTACAATCAAATCAAATTAATAATCTATTTTTACCATTGGTAAAAAATGATTGGGTGCAGAGACTTCAATGGGTGAAAGAGAAAGGTCATTATGAACGCCAGTTGTATTTGGCGAAACGACACTTGGAAAATGGCAATTATCTACAAGCCAGTATTTTGAGTAATGAAGCATGGATTTCTAAAAAAATTAAATTTAATAATCAAGATCAAAATGTTCATGGTTTACGTGATAAAGCAAAGGATGAATTGAAGAAGACTCTTAATTCAACGGGTAAAAAATTATTTAACGAAATTTCTGCTATTCGTAACGCAATGGCACATGGTACAAAGCCAGATAATGCTGATATTTTACCAATTTTGAATAACCAAGAAAAATTACATCAAAAACTAAAAGATATTATTCAATATATTGAAACATGGGAAATATAA
- a CDS encoding TPM domain-containing protein, with amino-acid sequence MNARFLPRLSYLLAAFCLFCCAPLWAVPAEQLRLDRPVIDQAQLLDAASVARIENRLYALRDQALVQAAVVIVDSTDGVEAFDYALSLARRWQLGDAQANNGLLFLVALQDRRFFILTGRGIEGALPDVSVARIQRNQLVPAFRQGQYMQGIENTINALITQLEADPDTRAQMIAADKKADSGDPLEQVLPTAMMIFVLCFPLAMLLGKFVSGLLGGAAVAGLSYFIFGLGALSFVFGFFFFVIFLFFFGAQGASGGSRPIIISGGSGGFSGGNFGGGRSYGGGGGGFSGGGAGGSW; translated from the coding sequence ATGAACGCAAGATTTCTGCCGCGCCTCTCTTATCTGCTCGCCGCTTTCTGCTTGTTCTGCTGTGCGCCGTTGTGGGCGGTTCCTGCCGAGCAATTGAGGCTTGACCGCCCTGTGATTGATCAAGCGCAATTATTGGATGCGGCAAGTGTGGCGCGGATTGAAAACCGCCTCTATGCCCTGCGCGATCAGGCATTGGTGCAGGCGGCGGTGGTTATTGTCGATAGCACCGACGGCGTGGAAGCCTTTGATTATGCCTTGAGTTTGGCGCGGCGTTGGCAATTGGGCGATGCGCAGGCGAATAACGGGCTGTTGTTTTTAGTCGCGCTGCAAGACCGCCGCTTTTTCATTCTGACGGGCAGAGGAATTGAAGGCGCATTGCCTGATGTCTCGGTGGCGCGGATTCAGCGCAATCAATTAGTGCCCGCTTTCCGTCAAGGGCAATACATGCAAGGTATTGAAAATACGATCAATGCACTGATTACGCAGTTGGAAGCCGACCCCGATACGCGCGCGCAAATGATTGCGGCGGATAAAAAAGCCGACAGCGGCGATCCTTTGGAACAAGTGCTGCCTACCGCGATGATGATTTTTGTGCTGTGCTTTCCTCTTGCCATGCTCTTGGGTAAATTTGTCAGCGGCTTGCTGGGCGGCGCGGCGGTGGCGGGCCTGAGCTATTTCATCTTCGGCTTGGGCGCGCTGTCCTTTGTTTTCGGTTTCTTTTTCTTTGTTATCTTTTTGTTTTTCTTTGGCGCACAAGGCGCTTCGGGCGGCAGTCGACCGATTATTATCAGCGGCGGCAGCGGCGGTTTTTCGGGTGGCAATTTTGGCGGCGGACGCAGTTATGGCGGCGGTGGAGGCGGTTTTTCAGGTGGCGGAGCAGGAGGTTCATGGTGA
- the cmr1 gene encoding type III-B CRISPR module RAMP protein Cmr1, producing MSLRKIDLAAPVFDKDSKIITTDSGQHSTEIAWQSISCELVTPIHGGGVEARHSDADLPIRVAAIRGQLRFWWRLLTQHKWKLKDIRKAEFALWGGMNDGDEGGGHASLVFLRVEMENKLQKALLSDYAKNINDTLGYALFTARSTRTGLPEMKLGKEGLRWNLQYCFDQKISDEQKEQVLETLRWWATLGGIGGRTRRGCGVFTVQGLNLVSEQEMRDLGCQILHSGSLENNAKAAWIDAIDAWKEKRREHKEAFRKLLGKNDEHSRHLATVFSRPVYNGSQWRAMVLMLPNSSQEVKNILGKTK from the coding sequence ATGAGTTTACGAAAAATTGATTTAGCCGCACCTGTGTTTGATAAAGACAGCAAAATTATTACAACAGATTCAGGGCAGCACTCTACTGAAATAGCATGGCAAAGCATTTCATGTGAATTGGTAACGCCTATTCACGGTGGTGGCGTTGAAGCAAGACACAGTGATGCGGATTTACCGATTCGTGTGGCAGCGATTCGCGGACAGTTGCGTTTTTGGTGGCGTTTGTTGACGCAACATAAATGGAAGCTGAAAGATATTCGCAAAGCGGAATTTGCTTTGTGGGGCGGTATGAATGATGGCGATGAGGGCGGAGGTCATGCGAGTTTGGTGTTTTTGCGGGTGGAAATGGAAAATAAACTCCAAAAAGCCTTGCTTTCAGACTACGCTAAAAATATCAATGATACATTAGGTTATGCCTTATTTACCGCCAGAAGCACCCGAACTGGCTTGCCTGAAATGAAGTTGGGTAAAGAAGGTTTGCGTTGGAATTTGCAATATTGCTTTGACCAAAAAATCAGCGATGAACAAAAAGAACAAGTTTTAGAAACCCTACGCTGGTGGGCGACTTTGGGCGGTATTGGTGGACGAACGCGACGCGGTTGTGGCGTATTTACCGTGCAAGGCTTGAATTTGGTTTCAGAACAGGAAATGCGTGATTTGGGTTGTCAAATCTTGCATTCAGGCAGCCTAGAAAATAATGCCAAAGCCGCGTGGATTGATGCGATTGATGCTTGGAAAGAAAAACGCCGTGAGCATAAAGAGGCATTTCGAAAATTACTTGGCAAAAATGATGAACATTCGCGTCATTTGGCAACGGTGTTTAGTCGCCCTGTTTATAACGGTTCGCAATGGCGTGCTATGGTGCTGATGTTGCCCAATAGCAGCCAAGAAGTGAAAAACATTTTAGGGAAAACAAAATGA
- the cas10 gene encoding type III-B CRISPR-associated protein Cas10/Cmr2, with protein MTRNFYTLHVCKQLTQTVTMPINHYWTNLKYALKAIWKAHGEPCPYFAMLLADGDRMGELLDKAEKIEHHQSITKHLSAFAEGVPQTMPKHQAQCIYAGGDDVLGLVPLNQALKCAEALAEKFSASLKPVADGLGAENPPTLSVGLAICHINTPLGNIRALAKRAEKEAKGDKYPKKTQRNALGITLGCAAVRL; from the coding sequence ATGACGCGCAATTTTTATACCCTGCACGTTTGCAAGCAGCTTACCCAAACTGTGACGATGCCGATAAACCATTATTGGACCAATTTAAAATATGCTTTAAAAGCAATTTGGAAAGCACATGGCGAGCCATGCCCTTATTTTGCCATGTTGTTGGCAGACGGCGATCGCATGGGGGAATTGCTGGATAAAGCAGAAAAAATAGAACATCATCAATCTATCACTAAACATTTATCCGCATTTGCCGAAGGTGTTCCCCAAACCATGCCAAAACATCAGGCGCAATGTATTTATGCGGGTGGCGATGATGTGTTGGGTTTGGTGCCGCTCAATCAAGCCCTTAAGTGTGCCGAAGCACTGGCAGAAAAATTTTCAGCTAGTTTGAAACCAGTTGCCGATGGTTTGGGGGCAGAAAATCCGCCTACCTTATCGGTGGGTTTGGCAATTTGCCACATCAATACACCATTGGGCAATATCCGTGCCTTGGCAAAACGCGCCGAAAAAGAAGCTAAAGGCGATAAATACCCCAAAAAAACACAGCGTAATGCTTTGGGCATCACATTGGGGTGCGCGGCGGTGCGACTGTAG
- a CDS encoding rhodanese-like domain-containing protein, with protein MSFSQFFAANWLLFLLLFIVLAAIAFYEFNNRGKSGQQLSNIAASAFINNGALLLDTRTAAEYKAGHIAGAKHVGADKFADYAQSLNLAKDKPIIVYCQSGLSSRQQANLLTAQGFSNVYQLKSGIDGWKAENLPLV; from the coding sequence ATGTCTTTTTCGCAATTTTTTGCCGCCAACTGGCTGCTTTTTCTTCTGTTATTCATCGTCTTGGCAGCCATCGCCTTTTATGAATTCAATAACCGCGGCAAGAGCGGACAGCAATTAAGCAATATTGCCGCCAGCGCTTTCATCAATAACGGCGCTTTGCTGCTGGATACGCGCACCGCCGCCGAATACAAAGCCGGACATATTGCCGGTGCCAAACACGTCGGCGCCGATAAATTCGCCGATTATGCGCAAAGCCTTAATCTTGCCAAAGACAAGCCGATTATCGTATATTGTCAAAGCGGCTTGAGCAGCCGTCAGCAAGCCAATCTCTTGACCGCGCAAGGTTTTAGCAACGTCTATCAGCTCAAATCCGGCATCGACGGCTGGAAAGCAGAAAATCTCCCCCTAGTCTAA
- the cas6 gene encoding CRISPR system precrRNA processing endoribonuclease RAMP protein Cas6: MQPHNLPSDLPIARYRFGFLLHQAVQFPAYAGSTLRGIFGHALMKYICTCRQDPHQDNCFYSRVFSVPPSQRLDRSQRNTPPPPYVIEPPLQGKTHWQSGEIYRFNLVLIGEARHYLPLISYALQQAFNHQIGRQKSRAELIELAVEHQDSWYPILKDRNIIRHHNSISLPESYPEHICLNFLTPVRLQQQGKVVKEEHFSADQVLRQAMRRSSSIAQLYFPQAIEADYAALARQCQDVVWQSQVRWQDWTRYSNRQQQHMSLGGLIGECRFKDIPPELSVFLHLCQWLHIGKETVFGLGAYRLRKLAND, translated from the coding sequence ATGCAGCCTCATAATTTGCCGAGCGATTTGCCGATTGCCCGTTATCGTTTTGGTTTTTTGCTGCATCAAGCCGTGCAATTTCCTGCTTATGCCGGCTCTACTTTGCGCGGTATTTTTGGGCATGCTTTGATGAAATATATTTGTACTTGCAGACAAGATCCGCATCAAGATAATTGTTTTTATAGCCGCGTTTTCAGTGTGCCGCCGAGTCAGCGTCTTGATCGCAGTCAGAGAAATACGCCGCCGCCGCCTTATGTTATCGAGCCGCCGCTACAGGGAAAAACGCATTGGCAAAGCGGCGAGATATATCGTTTTAATCTTGTGCTGATTGGCGAGGCGCGGCATTATCTGCCGCTGATTAGCTATGCTTTGCAGCAGGCTTTTAATCATCAAATCGGTAGGCAGAAAAGTCGTGCGGAGTTGATTGAATTGGCAGTAGAGCATCAAGATTCTTGGTATCCTATTCTCAAAGATAGGAATATTATCCGGCATCATAATAGCATCAGCTTGCCAGAGAGCTATCCAGAGCATATCTGTCTGAATTTTCTAACACCTGTGCGTCTACAGCAGCAAGGCAAGGTCGTTAAAGAAGAACATTTTAGTGCAGACCAAGTGCTGCGGCAGGCGATGCGGCGCAGCTCAAGCATCGCTCAGCTTTATTTTCCTCAAGCGATAGAGGCCGACTATGCCGCTCTTGCTAGGCAATGCCAAGATGTTGTTTGGCAGAGCCAAGTCCGATGGCAGGATTGGACGCGTTATTCCAACCGCCAACAGCAGCATATGAGTTTAGGTGGGCTTATCGGGGAATGTCGGTTTAAAGATATTCCGCCTGAACTGAGTGTGTTTTTGCATTTGTGCCAGTGGCTGCATATCGGCAAAGAAACGGTTTTTGGTTTGGGGGCTTATCGCTTGAGAAAACTAGCGAATGATTGA
- a CDS encoding HAD-IIA family hydrolase, with amino-acid sequence MPAVQAYARYQSIRHRLPQVRRAAPALAVSGLEEIAEQFDVFLFDAYGVLNVGSSAIAGTAEVVAALQAQGKECFVVSNAAGFEKNFYLGKYSGLGYDFALENIVTSRDALLEALAEYPRQLTWGRIGAAEHQTDLADYQIIDQDAPQFLQADGFLFFSPHRWNAERQAALEAALINHPRPVLLGNPDLIAPLGKTSSIEAGTYALFFPDAVHEKTRVFGKPFPAIYDIVVKRLAARGIAFQPERCLMLGDTLHTDILGGNAYGIKTALLYGHGFFKDLDYRHYIADSGISPDFVMAQVGKS; translated from the coding sequence ATGCCAGCCGTTCAAGCCTATGCGCGCTATCAAAGTATCCGCCATCGCCTGCCGCAAGTGCGGCGCGCCGCGCCCGCCCTTGCCGTTAGCGGCTTAGAAGAAATCGCCGAACAATTCGATGTCTTTTTATTTGATGCCTACGGCGTCTTAAACGTAGGCAGCAGCGCAATTGCCGGCACGGCGGAAGTCGTTGCCGCCCTACAAGCGCAAGGCAAAGAATGCTTTGTCGTCTCAAACGCCGCCGGCTTTGAAAAAAACTTCTATCTCGGCAAATACTCGGGCTTAGGCTATGATTTTGCGCTGGAAAACATCGTTACCAGCCGCGACGCCCTCTTGGAAGCCTTGGCGGAATACCCGCGTCAACTCACTTGGGGCAGAATCGGCGCGGCAGAACATCAAACAGACCTTGCCGATTATCAAATAATCGACCAAGATGCGCCGCAATTCCTGCAAGCCGACGGCTTCTTATTCTTCTCGCCACACCGCTGGAATGCCGAACGCCAAGCCGCATTGGAAGCCGCGCTTATCAATCATCCGCGCCCCGTCTTGCTCGGCAATCCCGATCTCATCGCGCCCCTTGGCAAAACATCGTCTATCGAAGCAGGTACATACGCCTTATTCTTCCCTGATGCCGTGCATGAGAAAACCCGCGTCTTCGGCAAACCTTTCCCCGCCATTTACGACATCGTGGTAAAACGCCTCGCCGCGCGTGGCATCGCCTTTCAGCCCGAACGCTGCCTGATGCTGGGCGACACCCTGCATACCGATATTTTAGGCGGTAATGCCTATGGCATTAAAACCGCGCTTTTATACGGACACGGCTTTTTCAAAGACCTTGATTACCGCCACTACATCGCCGACAGCGGTATCTCGCCTGATTTTGTTATGGCGCAAGTGGGAAAATCCTAA
- a CDS encoding type III-B CRISPR module-associated protein Cmr3: MKTELENRLNALQDLNALATELIIARWLAAKTQRDLGENIMNYYIIDALSPLVFRSGKPFGAQSDTDDIMFPLPSAAAV, translated from the coding sequence GTGAAAACGGAATTGGAAAACCGCCTCAATGCTTTGCAAGACTTAAACGCCCTTGCTACCGAGTTAATCATCGCCCGCTGGCTGGCGGCCAAAACCCAACGCGATTTAGGAGAGAACATCATGAATTATTACATCATTGACGCGCTTTCGCCGTTGGTGTTTCGCAGTGGCAAACCCTTTGGCGCACAGTCGGACACAGACGACATCATGTTTCCTTTGCCCAGCGCGGCGGCGGTTTGA
- a CDS encoding type III-B CRISPR-associated protein Cas10/Cmr2, with protein MNSYVLILSVGPVQGFIASARRSRDLWAGSWLLSEIAKAAAQSLLNSGAEMIFPHAEENKLPENVGNKIQVIIKNKSQEELLNIAKEAKKAAEDFFVKQADDVFEKIGKQLRQELWDNQKTIMWKCNTRGQKWLMRKNMFQPAKKPPPCWQRVKPLVILLHHLIK; from the coding sequence ATGAATTCATATGTTTTAATCCTGTCTGTAGGACCGGTGCAAGGATTTATTGCTTCGGCGCGGCGCAGTCGTGATTTGTGGGCGGGGTCGTGGTTGTTGTCGGAGATTGCCAAAGCAGCGGCGCAAAGTTTGCTAAATAGCGGTGCGGAAATGATTTTCCCTCATGCAGAAGAAAACAAGCTGCCTGAAAATGTGGGCAATAAAATTCAGGTTATCATCAAAAATAAATCTCAAGAAGAGCTGTTGAATATTGCCAAAGAAGCCAAAAAAGCCGCAGAGGATTTTTTTGTTAAACAAGCTGATGATGTTTTTGAAAAAATCGGTAAACAGTTGCGCCAAGAGCTTTGGGATAATCAAAAAACGATTATGTGGAAGTGCAATACGCGTGGGCAAAAATGGCTGATGAGAAAGAATATGTTTCAGCCAGCCAAAAAGCCGCCGCCATGTTGGCAGCGCGTAAAGCCACTCGTGATTTTGCTCCATCACTTAATAAAGTGA
- the csx16 gene encoding CRISPR-associated protein Csx16, whose translation MTVWFVSRHQGAIDWIAEQKLWQVDRVVPHLAVEEINAGDVVLGTLPVHLAAQVCERGARFYFLQMPQSLAMRGSEFSAQEMREAGASLQAFDVRKLKA comes from the coding sequence ATGACGGTTTGGTTTGTTTCGCGTCATCAGGGCGCTATAGACTGGATTGCTGAACAGAAGCTTTGGCAGGTGGATAGGGTGGTGCCGCATTTGGCGGTGGAGGAGATTAATGCCGGCGATGTGGTTTTGGGGACTTTGCCTGTGCATTTGGCAGCGCAGGTTTGCGAGCGCGGTGCGCGGTTTTATTTTTTGCAGATGCCGCAGTCTTTGGCGATGCGCGGTAGCGAGTTTTCAGCGCAAGAGATGCGTGAAGCGGGGGCAAGTTTGCAGGCTTTTGATGTGCGCAAGCTGAAGGCATGA
- the cas2 gene encoding CRISPR-associated endonuclease Cas2, with protein sequence MNWIIAYDITDKRRLQKIHRQLTDIAISLQNSTFLYQGNETQLIETLEQLMQNLDPKKDDLRAYPLAGKLYRLGKPSLGTGISLGNFPETPSPYLKHKT encoded by the coding sequence ATGAACTGGATAATCGCCTACGACATCACAGACAAACGCCGTCTGCAAAAAATCCACCGCCAACTCACAGACATCGCCATCTCATTGCAAAACAGCACCTTTCTATACCAAGGCAATGAAACACAACTCATAGAAACACTCGAACAACTCATGCAAAACCTAGACCCTAAAAAAGACGACCTACGCGCCTACCCTCTCGCCGGCAAACTCTACCGCCTAGGCAAACCCAGCCTAGGCACAGGCATCAGCCTCGGCAACTTTCCGGAAACCCCATCGCCATATTTAAAACACAAAACATAA
- the cas2 gene encoding CRISPR-associated endonuclease Cas2 has product MRHYYLFIYDISCPKRQAKIRRLLQSYATGRQKSLYECNLHPHEQQQLCNDISELITEQDSLHYFITDSEKAKHYGIAHPLRQDYFIIS; this is encoded by the coding sequence ATGCGCCACTACTACCTCTTTATCTACGACATCAGCTGCCCCAAACGCCAAGCCAAAATCCGCCGCCTGCTTCAATCCTATGCCACAGGTAGGCAAAAATCCCTCTACGAATGCAACCTCCACCCCCACGAGCAACAACAACTCTGCAACGACATCAGCGAACTCATCACCGAACAAGACAGCCTTCACTACTTCATTACCGACTCCGAAAAAGCCAAACACTACGGCATAGCCCACCCCTTGCGCCAAGACTATTTCATCATCAGCTAA
- the grxC gene encoding glutaredoxin 3 — MKNVLMYMKPTCPYCQRAAELLDDKGAVVESINISKFPERRDEMIARAGGRSTVPQIFIGGTHVGGCDDLYALDEQGKLDALLAD, encoded by the coding sequence ATGAAAAACGTACTCATGTATATGAAGCCCACCTGCCCTTATTGCCAACGCGCCGCCGAATTGCTCGACGACAAAGGCGCAGTAGTGGAAAGTATCAATATCAGCAAATTCCCCGAGCGCCGCGATGAAATGATCGCCCGCGCCGGCGGACGCAGCACCGTGCCGCAAATCTTTATCGGCGGCACACACGTCGGCGGCTGCGACGATTTATACGCACTCGACGAGCAGGGCAAATTAGACGCGCTGCTTGCCGATTAA
- a CDS encoding LemA family protein: MNRQQGRASISAILLIVILGAVGLAFVTGVPAYNKLQRLDEGVKAAWSDVVNQYQRRADLVPNLVEVAKGYAAHEESVFTQVTEARSRVSSMNVNVGDLDANALQQFQAAQAQLSGALSRLIAVSENYPELKASEVFQNLQVQLEGTENRIATARSDYINTVREFNSSVRQFPTNMIAGFAGLSAKPNFSVENEAQISTAPKVSFGQ, encoded by the coding sequence ATGAATCGACAACAAGGACGCGCTTCTATTTCCGCCATTTTGCTAATAGTGATTTTAGGCGCGGTGGGTTTGGCCTTTGTAACGGGCGTGCCTGCCTATAATAAATTGCAGCGTTTGGACGAGGGCGTGAAAGCCGCTTGGTCGGACGTGGTCAATCAATATCAGCGCCGTGCCGATTTGGTGCCGAATTTGGTGGAAGTGGCGAAAGGCTATGCCGCGCATGAGGAATCGGTCTTTACACAGGTAACCGAGGCGCGCAGCCGCGTCAGCAGCATGAATGTGAATGTCGGCGATTTGGATGCCAATGCTTTGCAGCAGTTCCAGGCGGCGCAGGCGCAATTAAGCGGTGCTCTATCGCGTTTGATTGCGGTATCGGAAAACTATCCCGAATTAAAAGCCAGCGAAGTCTTCCAGAATCTGCAAGTGCAGTTGGAAGGCACGGAAAACCGCATCGCCACTGCGCGCAGCGACTATATCAATACCGTACGCGAGTTTAACAGCAGCGTGCGCCAATTCCCGACCAATATGATTGCCGGTTTTGCCGGACTGAGCGCCAAGCCGAATTTCAGCGTGGAAAACGAAGCGCAAATTTCGACCGCGCCTAAAGTAAGCTTCGGACAATAA
- the cas1 gene encoding CRISPR-associated endonuclease Cas1: protein MSTLYIDRRNLSLSIERAALVIRENEQHLNTLPLKLIERLCIHGDLQLSAHSLGKLGEHGIGIVILSGRNRRPCLLMPNWKLDGKRRQHQYTQAQNPDFCLQQSRHICQEKLQAQLEHLHQYRQPPIYRHIKSITQHLSHISHSPSIAQIRGIEGAAAAQYFAAWQHIIPRNLQFTGRNRRPPRDPVNSLLSLGYTLLHFETVKHLHLCGLDPYIGYYHQTEHGRESLACDLIEALRPQYDQWIIQHIKQQRYRAQDFRITANNCSINKTARQHFYQDYEQLAKQLRPQIHHRCRQLLKTLDPAHDRNSDHLHIIDKTNNSETTS from the coding sequence ATGAGCACCCTCTATATCGACCGCCGCAACCTTAGCCTCAGCATAGAACGCGCTGCCCTAGTCATTCGCGAAAACGAACAACACCTCAACACCCTTCCCCTCAAACTCATCGAACGCCTCTGCATACATGGCGACCTTCAACTCAGCGCACACAGCCTAGGCAAACTCGGCGAACACGGCATTGGCATCGTCATCTTAAGCGGCAGAAACCGCCGCCCCTGCCTATTGATGCCCAATTGGAAACTAGATGGAAAACGCCGCCAACACCAATACACCCAAGCCCAAAACCCTGACTTTTGCCTACAACAATCCCGCCACATCTGCCAAGAAAAACTCCAAGCCCAACTGGAACACCTTCATCAATACCGCCAACCGCCCATTTACCGCCACATCAAATCCATTACCCAACACCTCTCCCACATAAGCCACAGCCCAAGCATCGCCCAAATTCGCGGCATAGAAGGCGCGGCGGCAGCCCAATACTTTGCCGCATGGCAGCACATCATTCCGCGCAATCTGCAATTTACAGGACGCAACCGCCGCCCACCGCGCGACCCAGTAAACAGCCTCCTCTCTCTCGGCTACACCCTGCTACACTTTGAAACCGTCAAACACCTACACCTCTGCGGACTTGACCCCTACATCGGCTACTACCACCAAACCGAACACGGACGCGAATCCCTCGCCTGCGACCTCATCGAAGCCCTGCGCCCGCAATACGATCAATGGATCATTCAACACATCAAACAACAACGCTACCGCGCCCAAGACTTTCGCATCACCGCCAACAATTGCAGCATCAACAAAACCGCCCGCCAACACTTCTACCAAGACTACGAACAACTTGCCAAACAACTGCGCCCCCAAATCCACCACCGCTGCCGCCAACTACTCAAAACCCTAGATCCCGCCCACGACAGAAACAGCGACCACCTCCACATCATCGACAAAACAAACAACAGCGAAACAACATCATGA